Proteins encoded together in one Altererythrobacter epoxidivorans window:
- a CDS encoding MFS transporter, with protein MTAATMGATPVNESEIPPISARTRHAYGFGAVSIGVKNAAFSTYLLLFYNQVIGVPAAIVSTAIALTLLVDAFADPFIGRWSDITRSRLGRRHPFIFGAAIPTTFFFVLAWFPPSGLTDFQMGVWIFALASLTRASISCFEIPSSAMNPELTSDYATRTKLFSLRYWYGYAGTFGFTAFSLAAFFVATEDYPIGQLNPEGYVKFAMTGGALIFIAILVCAFGTRNRIPYMRQSEEPEGGSGVSNHVKEMLTAFSHKGFLAIFGFGVFKYTAIGLYSATTLYFSTYVFDLSAKQIALLTFDSLIAATIAAPLAPYFSRKLGKRNTSMIMALLGICLGISPLILTYLGLFFPVGHPMLVPTLFLIGASYGAMIAISLINTSSMLADVVEDHAVKSGKHSAGVFFSASSFMQQCSSGLGIFSAGLILTWSGFPEKVDPSAVTLAMEQSLLIHYIPVSLGLWIIGCLFLLFYPITEQIHRDNVERLRALEAEAREQTVRDSALGAPAR; from the coding sequence ATGACGGCCGCCACCATGGGCGCGACGCCGGTCAACGAAAGCGAAATCCCGCCGATCAGCGCTCGTACGCGGCACGCCTACGGCTTCGGTGCGGTTTCGATCGGCGTCAAGAACGCTGCATTCTCGACCTACCTCCTGCTGTTCTACAACCAGGTGATAGGCGTTCCGGCTGCGATCGTTTCGACCGCGATCGCCCTGACGCTGCTAGTGGATGCGTTCGCAGATCCTTTCATCGGGCGTTGGTCCGACATCACGCGGTCGCGCCTCGGCAGAAGGCATCCTTTCATTTTCGGGGCGGCAATCCCGACGACCTTCTTCTTCGTGCTCGCCTGGTTCCCGCCATCCGGGCTGACCGATTTCCAAATGGGTGTCTGGATCTTCGCCCTCGCATCGCTGACCCGTGCATCGATCAGCTGCTTCGAGATTCCGAGCAGCGCGATGAACCCTGAGCTCACATCAGATTACGCAACCAGAACCAAGCTGTTTTCGCTGCGCTATTGGTACGGGTATGCGGGAACCTTCGGGTTTACCGCTTTCAGTCTTGCCGCGTTCTTCGTGGCGACAGAGGATTATCCGATCGGCCAGCTCAACCCTGAAGGATACGTCAAGTTCGCCATGACCGGCGGCGCGCTGATCTTCATCGCAATCCTGGTCTGCGCGTTCGGCACTCGCAACCGCATTCCCTACATGCGGCAAAGCGAAGAGCCGGAGGGAGGGAGCGGCGTGAGCAATCACGTGAAGGAAATGCTGACCGCATTTTCGCACAAGGGCTTCCTCGCGATTTTCGGCTTCGGCGTATTCAAATACACCGCAATCGGCCTCTACAGCGCCACAACGCTCTATTTCAGCACCTATGTGTTCGACTTGTCCGCAAAACAGATCGCGCTGCTGACGTTCGATTCTTTGATAGCGGCGACGATCGCTGCTCCGCTGGCGCCCTATTTCTCGCGCAAGCTGGGCAAGCGGAACACGTCGATGATCATGGCCTTGCTTGGCATTTGTCTCGGGATATCGCCGCTGATTCTGACGTATCTCGGGCTATTCTTCCCGGTCGGCCATCCCATGCTGGTGCCGACCCTGTTCCTGATCGGCGCATCCTACGGAGCTATGATCGCGATTTCGCTGATCAACACCAGTTCGATGCTCGCAGACGTGGTCGAAGATCATGCAGTCAAATCGGGCAAGCACAGTGCGGGCGTGTTCTTTTCCGCGTCCAGCTTCATGCAACAGTGTTCGTCGGGCCTCGGCATTTTCAGCGCGGGCCTGATCCTGACGTGGTCGGGTTTCCCGGAAAAGGTCGATCCGTCAGCGGTAACCCTAGCGATGGAGCAGAGCCTGCTGATCCACTACATCCCCGTATCCCTGGGGCTATGGATAATCGGCTGCCTTTTCCTGTTGTTTTACCCTATCACCGAACAGATCCATCGCGACAACGTGGAGCGCCTGCGCGCGCTGGAAGCGGAAGCCCGCGAGCAAACGGTTCGTGACAGCGCGCTGGGTGCACCGGCACGCTGA
- a CDS encoding acyl-CoA dehydrogenase family protein: MAWDFETDPEFQEKLDWMEEFVREKVEPLGMLGIHPYDVKNPKRNKLVRPLQQEVKDKGLWACHLGPELGGQGYGQVKLGLMNEILGGATFAPIVFGCQAPDTGNAEIIAHYGTPEQKERYLEPLLENEIVSAFSMTEPQGGSDPTNFVTKAELDGNHWKINGEKWFSTNGKWADFLIVMAVTDPDAERHKRMSMFIVPVDTPGVEIIRNVGVYGQQDGSESYVRYTDVRVPADHLLGEQGGAFAISQTRLGGGRVHHAMRTVGNCKRLLDAMSRRAVSRKTRTGVIADYQSVQMQIADSYIELEQFKLFVLKTAWMIDKYQDYRKVRKDIAAIKALMPKVYHDIASRCIHIHGSLGVSNEMPFVGGLIGSMVMGIADGPTEVHKVTVAKQHLRKYRDVEDPMFPEYSLIHRREAAKAMYDPLGELSNAMEPAE, from the coding sequence ATGGCCTGGGATTTCGAAACCGATCCCGAGTTTCAGGAGAAACTCGACTGGATGGAAGAATTCGTTCGGGAGAAAGTCGAGCCGCTCGGAATGCTCGGCATCCACCCCTACGACGTCAAGAATCCCAAGCGTAACAAATTGGTCCGCCCCCTCCAGCAAGAGGTGAAGGACAAGGGGCTTTGGGCCTGCCATCTCGGCCCAGAACTCGGCGGACAAGGATATGGCCAGGTAAAGCTGGGCCTGATGAACGAGATCCTTGGCGGCGCCACTTTCGCACCGATCGTGTTCGGCTGCCAGGCACCCGATACCGGCAATGCCGAGATCATCGCACACTACGGCACACCCGAACAGAAAGAGCGGTATCTTGAGCCGCTGCTGGAAAACGAAATCGTTTCCGCCTTCTCGATGACCGAGCCGCAGGGTGGCTCGGACCCGACGAACTTCGTTACCAAGGCTGAACTCGACGGCAATCACTGGAAGATCAACGGTGAGAAGTGGTTCTCCACCAATGGCAAGTGGGCAGACTTCCTGATCGTGATGGCGGTGACCGATCCCGACGCCGAACGGCACAAGCGGATGAGCATGTTCATCGTGCCGGTCGATACGCCCGGGGTGGAAATCATCCGCAACGTCGGCGTCTATGGCCAGCAAGACGGGTCGGAAAGCTACGTTCGCTATACCGACGTCCGTGTACCGGCCGATCACCTGCTCGGCGAACAGGGCGGTGCATTCGCCATTTCACAGACCCGCCTCGGCGGTGGCCGCGTCCACCATGCAATGCGGACGGTCGGCAATTGCAAGCGCCTGCTCGATGCCATGAGCCGCCGTGCAGTCAGCCGTAAGACTCGCACAGGCGTCATCGCCGATTACCAGTCGGTCCAGATGCAGATCGCCGACAGCTACATCGAGCTAGAGCAGTTCAAGCTGTTCGTGCTCAAGACGGCATGGATGATCGACAAGTACCAGGACTATCGCAAGGTTCGCAAGGACATCGCCGCGATCAAGGCCCTGATGCCAAAGGTTTATCACGACATCGCCTCGCGCTGTATTCACATCCACGGTTCGCTCGGCGTTTCGAACGAAATGCCCTTCGTCGGCGGGCTGATCGGCTCGATGGTCATGGGCATCGCTGATGGTCCGACCGAAGTGCACAAGGTTACCGTCGCGAAGCAGCACCTGCGAAAATATCGCGATGTCGAAGATCCGATGTTCCCCGAATATTCGCTGATCCACCGCCGCGAAGCGGCCAAGGCGATGTACGATCCGCTGGGCGAACTAAGTAACGCGATGGAGCCCGCCGAATGA
- a CDS encoding 2-keto-4-pentenoate hydratase, protein MVAAVQDIADAFVQARRTGEAIATYPGPKPADLAAAYAIQDAALSIWDRTVGGWKVGKINPPSDALLGANRLIGPAFTDQIFEEGDPKAHFTIFRGGFAAAEAEFMLRLAPKDGPLPTNREEAMEWVDEVRIGIELASSPYANINVDGPCVTVSDHGNNAGLLLGKPVPKAIWPKLDEIEVSLEIEGEIAGRATTATMLDGPFGAVAFLLGNLTKRNIPLEAGWWVSSGAITGVHDVKLGDKVVARFAGLGEASLIVE, encoded by the coding sequence TTGGTTGCCGCGGTTCAAGACATTGCTGATGCCTTCGTCCAGGCGCGGCGAACCGGCGAAGCCATTGCGACATATCCGGGGCCGAAACCTGCCGATCTGGCGGCTGCCTACGCCATCCAGGACGCAGCGCTTTCCATTTGGGACCGCACTGTCGGGGGATGGAAAGTCGGCAAGATCAATCCCCCTTCCGACGCGCTGCTTGGCGCGAACCGCCTGATCGGACCGGCCTTCACCGACCAGATTTTCGAAGAAGGCGATCCGAAAGCGCATTTCACCATTTTTCGTGGCGGCTTTGCCGCGGCAGAGGCGGAATTCATGTTGCGCCTCGCGCCCAAGGACGGCCCCTTGCCGACAAATCGCGAAGAGGCGATGGAATGGGTCGACGAGGTGCGCATTGGGATCGAACTCGCGTCATCGCCATATGCAAACATCAATGTGGACGGCCCATGCGTGACTGTTTCCGACCATGGGAACAACGCCGGTCTTCTGCTGGGAAAGCCAGTGCCGAAAGCCATCTGGCCAAAGCTCGACGAGATCGAGGTTTCTCTCGAAATCGAAGGCGAGATTGCTGGCAGAGCGACCACCGCGACAATGCTGGATGGCCCGTTCGGTGCGGTCGCCTTCCTGCTCGGCAATCTGACGAAGCGTAACATTCCGCTCGAGGCAGGCTGGTGGGTATCAAGCGGCGCCATCACCGGCGTTCACGACGTCAAACTTGGCGACAAGGTCGTGGCACGCTTTGCAGGGCTCGGCGAAGCATCGCTCATCGTAGAATAG
- a CDS encoding LacI family DNA-binding transcriptional regulator, translating to MAKQGKAPTINDVARVAGVSKKTVSRVINRSPLIKQDTREKIESVIAELGYVPNPQARALALRRNFLIGLLHDNPNAQTVLNFQEGVLDAIRDTEFALVVRPVDRHSPEMLDDIRNFLEQQRLYGVLLLPPISENDELAALCEEVGCAYVRMGSAALDDDHHMVASNDREMVESAVDYLVGQGHTRIAIIQGPEGFRSAKERREGFLGAMKRHGLEVPKGYMAQGTYRFNSGISAAEELLSQEPRPTAIFSSNDEMAAGAMHAARARAISIPADLSIIGFDDSPIAAHIWPPMTTVGWPIRQMAKAAALKIVDPSNDEAEKAIFPAQLVHRSSVASPAKD from the coding sequence ATGGCAAAACAGGGCAAGGCACCGACGATCAACGATGTCGCGCGTGTCGCCGGCGTGTCCAAGAAGACCGTCAGCAGGGTCATCAATCGTTCGCCGCTGATCAAGCAGGATACGCGCGAGAAGATCGAATCCGTCATCGCTGAACTCGGCTATGTTCCGAACCCCCAGGCGCGTGCTCTGGCCCTGCGTCGCAACTTCCTGATCGGGCTGTTGCACGACAATCCGAACGCGCAGACGGTGCTCAATTTCCAGGAGGGCGTGCTCGACGCAATTCGGGATACGGAGTTTGCGCTGGTGGTCCGCCCGGTCGATCGGCACTCTCCCGAAATGCTCGACGACATTCGCAATTTCCTCGAGCAGCAGCGACTCTACGGCGTCCTGCTGCTTCCGCCGATCTCGGAAAACGACGAGCTTGCCGCCCTGTGCGAGGAAGTCGGATGCGCATATGTGCGAATGGGTTCCGCCGCCCTCGATGACGATCATCACATGGTCGCATCGAATGATCGAGAAATGGTCGAAAGCGCGGTCGATTATTTGGTGGGGCAGGGGCACACGAGGATTGCCATCATCCAGGGGCCGGAAGGTTTCCGCTCCGCCAAGGAGCGCCGCGAAGGTTTCCTTGGTGCGATGAAGCGGCACGGGCTGGAGGTGCCGAAAGGTTACATGGCGCAGGGCACCTATCGGTTCAATTCAGGCATATCGGCTGCCGAAGAACTGCTCTCGCAAGAACCCCGCCCGACCGCGATCTTTTCCAGCAATGACGAAATGGCCGCTGGTGCAATGCATGCGGCTCGGGCGCGAGCGATTTCCATTCCTGCCGACCTTTCGATCATTGGGTTCGACGATTCCCCGATCGCGGCTCATATCTGGCCTCCGATGACGACGGTCGGCTGGCCGATTCGCCAGATGGCGAAGGCGGCCGCGCTGAAGATTGTCGATCCATCGAACGACGAGGCCGAGAAGGCGATATTCCCCGCGCAACTGGTTCATCGGTCTTCGGTCGCATCGCCCGCGAAGGATTAA
- a CDS encoding RpiB/LacA/LacB family sugar-phosphate isomerase, with protein MKVALIIENSQAAKAEIIHDALSSVAGSFGHEVHHYGMYSAEDDASLTYVMNGLLAGILLNSKAADFVVTGCGTGMGSMLACNSMPGVFCGLVIDPTDAFLFSQINDGNCMSMPYAKGFGWAAELNLQDCYRKIFENEGGAGYPKERAEVMAKNRGILKDLKAASCNDMLTVLKNVDQDLLKAAVAGEKFSELFYANSQDEAISEYLRGITG; from the coding sequence ATGAAAGTTGCCCTGATCATCGAGAACAGCCAGGCCGCCAAGGCAGAGATCATCCATGACGCGTTGAGCTCGGTCGCTGGATCGTTCGGCCATGAAGTTCATCACTACGGGATGTATTCGGCAGAAGACGATGCATCGCTGACCTATGTGATGAATGGCCTGCTCGCCGGTATCCTGCTCAATTCCAAGGCGGCCGATTTCGTGGTCACCGGATGCGGCACGGGCATGGGTTCGATGCTGGCGTGCAACTCGATGCCGGGCGTTTTCTGCGGTCTCGTGATCGATCCGACCGACGCGTTCCTGTTCAGCCAGATCAACGATGGTAACTGCATGTCGATGCCTTATGCCAAGGGCTTCGGCTGGGCGGCCGAACTGAACCTGCAGGACTGCTATCGCAAGATCTTCGAGAATGAAGGCGGTGCCGGTTACCCCAAGGAACGCGCCGAGGTCATGGCCAAGAACCGCGGCATCCTGAAGGACCTTAAGGCGGCATCGTGCAACGACATGCTGACCGTACTCAAGAACGTCGATCAGGACCTGCTCAAGGCAGCAGTCGCTGGCGAAAAATTCTCCGAACTGTTCTATGCCAATTCGCAGGACGAGGCGATCAGCGAATACCTTCGCGGGATCACGGGCTGA
- the kduD gene encoding 2-dehydro-3-deoxy-D-gluconate 5-dehydrogenase KduD, translated as MTSSPFDLSGRKAIVTGANTGIGQGIALALAKAGADVALVGRSAAAETEKMVSDTGRKAIQIKADLSSIEPVGDVVAEAVDQLGRVDILVNNAGIIRREDALDFSEEDWDAVVDTNLKSLFFLTQAVGRHMVGWSSQDGDRGKIVNIASMLTFQGGIRVPSYTASKSGVGGLTKLLANEWAPKGINVNAIAPGYIATNNTAALQADETRNRQIMERIPEGRWGDPADIGGAAVFLSSKAADYVQGHILAVDGGWLAR; from the coding sequence ATGACTTCCAGTCCATTCGACCTGTCGGGTCGCAAGGCGATCGTGACCGGTGCCAACACCGGAATCGGGCAGGGGATTGCCCTGGCGCTGGCGAAGGCCGGCGCCGACGTTGCGCTCGTCGGGCGGAGCGCGGCAGCCGAAACCGAAAAGATGGTGAGCGACACCGGTCGCAAGGCGATACAGATCAAGGCAGACCTCTCCTCGATCGAACCGGTGGGCGATGTCGTCGCCGAAGCTGTCGATCAGCTCGGCCGCGTGGATATCCTCGTCAACAATGCCGGGATCATCCGGCGCGAAGATGCGCTCGATTTCTCGGAGGAAGACTGGGACGCGGTGGTCGATACCAACCTCAAGTCGCTTTTCTTCCTGACGCAGGCTGTCGGCCGGCACATGGTCGGCTGGTCGAGCCAGGACGGCGATCGCGGCAAGATCGTCAACATCGCATCGATGCTGACGTTCCAGGGCGGGATCAGGGTCCCCAGCTACACCGCTTCCAAGAGCGGTGTAGGCGGTCTGACGAAGCTGCTCGCAAACGAGTGGGCTCCCAAGGGCATCAACGTGAACGCCATCGCCCCCGGCTACATCGCGACGAACAACACCGCTGCCTTGCAGGCTGACGAGACCCGCAATCGCCAGATCATGGAACGTATTCCCGAAGGGCGCTGGGGTGACCCTGCGGATATCGGTGGTGCGGCGGTATTCCTGTCCAGCAAGGCTGCGGATTATGTCCAGGGCCACATCCTCGCGGTTGACGGCGGGTGGCTCGCACGATGA
- a CDS encoding sugar kinase, which translates to MSAGAGLKPVVCFGEMLLRLSPPSGTPLARTDALALDVGGAEANVAIALAGLGQATRMASILPDNPLGRRARAALGEAGVDTRFCVSVQGRLGLYFFEPPSGPIGGRVTYDRAGSAFVNASPDDFDWSQILDGAGLLHLSGITPALGPSGVALARAAVKAAREQEVPICFDGNYRSNLWEGWDSDPRTILTDLVSQATVLIGNHRDISLLLGQDFSGEGPDRRREAAEAAFAAFDNLELIASTARHVESSTAQRLAARIDLRESHWQTDEVRIDPVIDRIGTGDAFAAGVLLRWLEGGSAQEMAKTGLSLAAMKHGIVGDNLSVSRAELDAFDPAGADVSR; encoded by the coding sequence ATGAGCGCCGGGGCCGGGCTCAAGCCGGTCGTCTGTTTCGGCGAGATGCTGCTGCGTCTTTCGCCGCCATCGGGAACACCGCTCGCCCGGACCGACGCGCTTGCGCTCGATGTGGGTGGGGCCGAAGCCAACGTCGCGATTGCGCTCGCCGGACTCGGCCAGGCTACGCGCATGGCGAGTATTTTGCCCGACAACCCGCTTGGCCGACGTGCGCGTGCCGCGCTTGGTGAAGCGGGCGTCGACACGCGTTTTTGCGTCAGCGTGCAGGGGCGTCTGGGGCTCTATTTCTTCGAGCCGCCGTCCGGACCGATCGGCGGCCGCGTTACCTATGACCGCGCCGGAAGCGCATTCGTGAATGCCTCTCCGGACGATTTCGACTGGTCGCAAATCCTCGATGGCGCAGGCCTGCTTCATCTTTCCGGAATTACCCCTGCACTGGGGCCCTCGGGCGTCGCGCTCGCTCGCGCAGCCGTAAAAGCGGCGCGCGAGCAAGAGGTACCGATCTGTTTCGACGGAAATTATCGTTCGAACCTGTGGGAAGGATGGGACAGCGATCCACGCACGATCCTGACCGACCTCGTGTCGCAGGCGACTGTCCTGATCGGCAATCACAGGGACATCTCGCTCTTGTTGGGGCAGGACTTTTCGGGCGAAGGGCCGGATCGGCGCAGGGAAGCGGCAGAGGCCGCATTCGCTGCGTTCGACAATCTCGAACTGATCGCATCGACTGCGCGCCATGTCGAAAGCTCGACTGCCCAGCGACTGGCCGCACGCATCGACCTTCGCGAAAGCCATTGGCAGACTGATGAGGTGCGCATCGATCCGGTCATCGACAGGATTGGGACGGGGGATGCCTTTGCCGCAGGCGTCCTGCTGCGATGGCTCGAGGGTGGCAGCGCCCAGGAGATGGCGAAGACCGGCCTCTCTCTCGCAGCCATGAAGCACGGGATTGTCGGCGATAATCTGTCGGTTTCGAGAGCGGAACTCGACGCGTTCGACCCTGCAGGTGCCGATGTCAGTCGCTAA
- a CDS encoding carboxylesterase/lipase family protein → MSVANGIDRRTLIGAGIAGGIAASFPALAHDLAMPLCHGPVDAPDGWYEARSCDGAWSYPLIRYARANRFQPPVPVTSAEQLTGRWSAIPACPQPSDRYSPEIEDCHFLNVWTPRTDGEPLPVMVYFHGGAYSNGSVGDPVNDGAKLAKRGDVVVVTVNHRLNALGYLYLPERYPDSGNNGQLDLVAALQWVQRNIAAFGGDPRNVTVFGQSGGGAKIATLMAMPAAAGLFHKAITMSGQQVTASGPLNAAKRAEAFLAALGEGVDPATAPVEQLIAAMSATDPILGGGVYMGPVLDMRNLLRHPFWPDAAPQSNHIPMMLGNTVMETRAFYSTEKPPIAGLTMDNLAERIAPQMRVDIEPDWVVAQFRERYPDAAALELFHRIVTAARSWRGQVEEAEARASAGSPAADRTWVYQLDFEDAQHTDDIALSFGTVVAPTAAQQAMSDSVMDAFVRFARTGNPGWPTYDLASRNTMVFDNVSRVESNPRAWERELFSRVPYIQPGS, encoded by the coding sequence ATGTCAGTCGCTAATGGGATTGACCGGCGTACACTGATCGGCGCCGGCATTGCAGGCGGCATCGCGGCGTCATTTCCAGCCCTGGCTCACGATCTGGCAATGCCGCTCTGCCATGGACCGGTAGACGCGCCTGACGGCTGGTACGAGGCGCGCAGTTGCGATGGTGCATGGTCCTACCCACTGATCCGATATGCCCGGGCTAACCGCTTCCAACCACCTGTACCGGTAACTTCGGCGGAGCAGTTAACGGGCAGGTGGAGCGCCATCCCGGCATGTCCGCAGCCGTCCGACCGATATTCACCAGAAATCGAGGACTGCCATTTCCTGAATGTCTGGACGCCGCGCACCGATGGCGAGCCGCTTCCCGTAATGGTCTATTTCCACGGCGGCGCATATTCGAACGGTTCCGTGGGCGATCCGGTAAATGACGGAGCGAAACTGGCAAAGCGCGGCGATGTCGTGGTCGTCACGGTCAATCACCGGCTGAATGCTCTCGGTTACCTCTACTTGCCCGAACGCTACCCCGACAGCGGCAACAACGGTCAGCTGGACCTTGTGGCTGCACTGCAATGGGTTCAGCGCAACATCGCTGCTTTCGGTGGAGACCCTCGCAATGTCACCGTCTTCGGGCAATCGGGCGGCGGGGCGAAGATTGCGACGCTGATGGCGATGCCTGCTGCAGCAGGTCTGTTTCACAAGGCCATCACGATGAGCGGTCAGCAGGTTACCGCCAGCGGCCCGTTGAACGCCGCGAAACGCGCAGAGGCTTTCCTTGCCGCGCTCGGTGAAGGCGTCGATCCGGCCACCGCCCCGGTCGAGCAATTGATTGCTGCCATGTCCGCGACCGACCCCATCCTTGGCGGAGGTGTGTACATGGGGCCTGTGCTCGATATGCGGAACCTGCTGCGGCATCCGTTCTGGCCGGACGCAGCGCCGCAATCGAACCACATCCCGATGATGCTGGGCAATACGGTGATGGAAACGCGGGCATTCTATTCGACCGAGAAGCCGCCCATCGCCGGACTGACGATGGACAACCTTGCGGAACGGATCGCGCCGCAGATGCGCGTCGATATCGAACCCGATTGGGTCGTGGCCCAGTTCCGCGAACGCTATCCGGATGCCGCCGCGCTGGAGCTGTTCCACCGGATCGTGACCGCCGCGCGCAGCTGGCGCGGGCAGGTCGAAGAAGCTGAAGCCCGGGCAAGCGCCGGGTCACCTGCGGCGGATCGCACCTGGGTCTACCAGCTCGACTTCGAGGACGCGCAACATACGGACGACATTGCCTTGTCCTTCGGCACCGTTGTCGCTCCGACCGCAGCGCAACAGGCGATGAGTGACAGTGTGATGGATGCATTCGTGCGTTTTGCGCGCACCGGCAATCCGGGTTGGCCCACCTATGACCTGGCAAGTCGCAATACGATGGTGTTCGACAACGTCAGTCGGGTCGAGAGCAACCCGAGAGCGTGGGAGCGCGAACTGTTCTCGCGCGTGCCCTATATCCAGCCCGGCAGCTGA
- a CDS encoding cupin domain-containing protein: MVVVNERDVMVREAPPHGAIGMSTAYRISDVAPQPRTMEFRRRVLDVGAAVGEHPISHDEVYYVTSGTGVVVSDGVEAELSAGMAAYLYENAVVGIRQTGDEPLSIIIAYPVSR, from the coding sequence ATGGTGGTGGTGAACGAGCGGGACGTCATGGTTCGAGAGGCCCCGCCGCATGGCGCCATCGGCATGTCCACCGCATACCGGATCAGCGATGTGGCCCCTCAGCCACGGACGATGGAGTTCCGTCGCCGCGTTTTGGACGTGGGCGCTGCGGTCGGAGAACATCCGATCTCGCATGATGAAGTCTATTACGTCACGTCCGGCACGGGCGTCGTGGTGTCCGATGGGGTCGAAGCGGAACTCTCGGCCGGCATGGCGGCCTATCTTTACGAAAATGCCGTAGTCGGTATCCGCCAAACGGGTGACGAACCCCTCTCGATCATCATCGCCTATCCCGTTTCGCGCTGA